The Nocardiopsis composta genome includes the window CGAGGCCCTGCCGGAGGTCCAGGGCATCAGGATGCGCGCCTTCTACCGCTCGGGCACCCAGCACGTGCAGGTCGGCGGGGACTGGTACGACGCCTTCCCGCTGCCCGACGGCCGGGTGGCCGGCGTGCTCGGCGACGTGATGGGCAAGGGCATCAAGGCGGCCACCGGGATGAGCCGGGTGCGCAACGCGCTGCGGGCGCTGGCCTTCAGCATGCCCGAGCCGGCCGACGTGCTCACCGGCCTGGACCGGATGTTCGACGCCACCGAGGCGGTGGACCAGGTCACCACCCTGGTCTACTTCGTTCTGGACCCCGGCACCGGGCAGATCGACCTGAGCAACGCCGGCCACCTTCCGCCGCTGGTGGTCACCGAGCGGACCGAGCCGTGGCTGCTGGAGACCGAGCCGGACACCCCGCTGGGGATCAGCTCCGAGCGGGGTCACCATAAATTCTTCGTCCAACCCGGTAACACCGTGGTGCTCTATTCCGATGGTCTTGTAGAGAACCGGAAGCGCTCCGTCGCCTCCGGTCTGGAGGAACTAGTCACCGTGGCGTCCCAGGCGCCGCCGGAGGTGGTGGGCGATCCACAGCTGATGCTCCAGTACCTTGTGGAGGGCATGCTCGCAGGGTATGAGCAGGACGACGACGTCACTCTGCTCGCCGTCCACCTACCGGTGATCGAGGCCGCACCGGAGCAGTAGTCCGTAAAGAAGAAGGAAGTCCGACACCTAAGGTGGAGGATCCATCAACCCCGCGCACGCGGGGGGTGGGGTCAGGACCCGACGGTGGGGTTGGATCCGCACGGCCGCGGAAAAAAACCCTACTGGGCGCATGTGTCCCGAGCGTTGGACAGGGCGCATACGCTGATAAGGAAGTCGGCATCCCCGCGGCGGGGATGATCCCGGGCTGGGGCCGGGGGGCGGTGGCTCCGCCCTCCGCGAGGCTCCACGGAGGTCTTCGGGCCGCCGGGTCCAGCAATCTCGCCACACGTCCGTTCGAGAGGTGTTTGTGTCACCTGCCAGTTCGACCCGCTCAAAACAGCCGGAGTCGCTGCACGAGCCCGTCATCCAGCAGCTGATCGAGCGTGGGCGGTCCCAGGGGTACCTTGAGCCCGAGGACGTGCGCCGTGCCTTCGAAGAGGCCGACATCCCGATGTCGCAGGCCCAGGCCGTGCTCCGCATCCTGACCAAGGAGGGCGTCACCCTCGTGGTCGGGGCCGAGGAGTCCGCCCCCACGCGCCGCAAGTCCACCCGCCGCAAGGCGGCCGCGCCGAAGAAGAGCGCCGCGACCCGGACGACCACCGCCCGGGCCCCCCGGCGCGCGGCCGCCGCGCAGGACCAGCCGGAGACCGTGACCGCGGTCGTCGACTCCGGTGCGGCCAAGGGCGACGCGGAGCCCGCGGAGGCCTCCGAGCCGAAGGCGGCGAAGAAGGCGGCCCCGAAGAAGACCGCGGCCAAGACCGCGGCCAAGGGGACGGCCAAGACCGCGGCGAAGAAGACCACCGCCAAGTCCGCGGCCAAGAAGGGCGACGACATCGCCCTGGAGGCCGCCGAGGACGCCGACATCGACCTCGACGTCGATGACGACGACCTCGAGGACACCGGGGTCGAGCTGGAGCTCGTCGAGGACACCGGGGACGACAAGCCGGAGCCGGTGGGCGGCCCGGTCGCCGGGACCGGCAGCAAGCCGGAGGCCGTCGGCATCCCGGAGAAGGCCGCCGCGAACACCTCCGAGGACGAGGCGTTCGTCCTCTACGACGATGACGACGACGCCCCCGCCGCCCAGGTGGTCGCGGCCGGCGCCACCGCCGACCCGGTCAAGGACTACCTGAAGCAGATCGGCAACGTCGCGCTGCTCAACGCCGAGCAGGAGGTCGAGCTCGCCAAGCGGATCGAGGCCGGCCTGTTCGCCGAGGAGAAGCTCGCCGAGGAGGGCGGCTCGCTCAGCGTCGAGTTCCGCGACGAGCTGGAGTGGATCGCCGAGGACGGCGCCCGCGCCAAGAAGCACCTGCTGGAGGCCAACCTCCGCCTGGTGGTGTCGCTGGCCAAGCGCTACACCGGCCGCGGCATGCTCTTCCTGGACCTGATCCAGGAGGGCAACCTGGGCCTGATCCGCGCGGTGGAGAAGTTCGACTACACCAAGGGGTTCAAGTTCTCCACCTACGCGACCTGGTGGATCCGGCAGGCCATCACCCGGGCCATGGCCGACCAGGCGCGCACCATCCGCATCCCGGTGCACATGGTGGAGGTCATCAACAAGCTGGCCCGCGTCCAGCGGCAGATGCTGCAGGACCTGGGCCGGGAGCCCACCCCGGAGGAGCTCGCCAAGGAGCTCGACATGACCCCGGAGAAGGTCGTCGAGGTCCAGAAGTACGGCCGGGAGCCGATCTCGCTGCACACCCCGCTCGGCGAGGACGGGGACAGCGAGTTCGGTGACCTGATCGAGGACTCCGAGGCGATCCAGCCGGGCGAGGCGGTCAGCTTCACCCTGCTCCAGGAGCAGCTCCACTCGGTGCTGGACACCCTCTCCGAGCGCGAGGCCGGCGTGGTGTCCATGCGCTTCGGGCTGACCGACGGCCAGCCGAAGACCCTGGACGAGATCGGCAAGGTCTACGGGGTCACCCGTGAGCGGATCCGCCAGATAGAAAGCAAGACCATGTCGAAGCTGCGGCACCCGTCGCGGTCCCAGGTGCTCCGCGACTACCTGGACTGACAGCAGCCGACCTGGTGCGCCTCGGGCGCCGGCCGCTCACGGCGGACCGGCGCCCGAGGCGTCTGCGTCTCCGGGGTGCGTCGGGCGCCGCGTCCGTTCGGCGCCGCCGGCGCCCCGGCCTGTCCCCTGATCGGAGCGGACCCGGATCCCCCGCGGTGTGTGCGCGGTCGGCCATCGGGGCCGACGGGCCCGCGCCCCGGGTGTGGCGAGGCCCGGGGAGGGGGCGCCGCGCGACGCGCCCGCGGGGGAGGGCCGGGTGTTCTTCGCGTCCGATCAGCGGTCCAACATCTCTGCCAGGCCCGATCATCGCCCACACCGCGTATGGGCGAGATAAAGCACCGAGACGCTTTCGTTACGTTGCCGCCGGAGGGCGGCGGAGAGGTGCCCGGGGGAGAGCGGAGGGCGGGCTCAGTCGGTGACGACGACGTCCAGCACCGATGCCTTGCCGCCGCGCCCGGGCGGGGTCAGCTCGGCGCGGTGCCCCAGGTCGTTCAGGGCCTCGGCCAGCTCGGCCGGGGTCTCGGGGGAGCGCCCCTGGGCGAGCAGGGTGTGCGCGATCGCACCGCGGGTCGCCTTCGCCATGTGGCTGACCACCGAGCGCTTCACCGTCCCGCCGGAGGCGGTCTCCTTGAGCACCCGCACCGCGGCGGTCCGCTCGGCGGCCGCGCCGGAGGGGCGGAAGGCCGCGGCGTAGGCGGCCGACCGGCAGTCCACGATCAGCCGCTCCTCGGCCAGCTTGCCGAGCGGCCCGGCCAGGTGGGAGCGCCAGTAGGCGCCGAGCCCGCCCAGCGGGGGCAGCTTCACACCCATCGACAGCCGGTAGGGCGGTACCCGGTCGTTCACCCCGAGGACCCCCCACAGGCCGGAGAAGACCAGCACCGACTCGGCGGTCCGCGCGGCCGCCGGACCGGCTAGCAGCTCGCCCAGCCGGAGGTTGTCGTAGAGCACCCCGGTGTAGAGCTCGGCCGCGCGCAGCGTCGGGGCGGTGCGCGCCTCCAGGTTCCGCTGCACCGCGCCGGCCTGGCCGGCGGTGAGGCCCAGCACCTCCAGGGCCCTCTCCCGCGGCCCGGCGCACAGCGCCTCCAGCGACTCCAGCACGGCCTCCCGGGCCCCGTTCACCTCGGGCAGGGCGAGTCCGGACAGCTCCAGCGCGGGCCCCTCGCCCGCCGCCGCCTTCCCCTCCGACGGGGGCAGCAGGATCAGCATCGGCTCCCTCTCACAGCGAACCGGGCTCGGCCAACCAGCTGGTCGGCTGCCCGGTGTGCTTCGCGATCGTCTCGAAGTCCCGATCGTAATGCAGCAGGGTGAGCCCGGAGAGCTCCGCGCAGGCGGCGACCAGCAGGTCGACCGGGCCGGCGCTGCGGTGTTCTGAAGCATCGGCCAGCAGGCGTTGCACTTCGAGAGCCCGAGAGGTGCAGCGGTCGCCGAGGTCTACGGGAAGGAAGAGCCTCCCGAGCTCCTCGGACATCTGCGCGCGGTGCGAAGGAGATATCGCGCTGTAGAGGAACTCCAGCTCGGTGATGGGGCAGACGGCGATGAGTCCGGCTATCGCGGCCTGAGCCCACGGTTCGACCTCCGGTGCGCTGGACTTGTCGAAGAGGCGGGCGAGGGCGCTCGTGTCGATCAGATGTGTTGCAGGGGTCACCGCCGATAGTTCCTCTTGTCCTTGAGCAGCTCCAGGTCGAGGGCGCCCTCGGCGGTCATCTCCCTCAGCTTGATGAGAGCCTCGGCGCGTTCCAGCCGGGCGATGGTCTCCTCCAGTGCGGTGTTGACGGTGTCCTTTTTCGTCTTCGTCTTGAGGAGTTCAGCGGCTCTGGTGAGGGTTTCCTCGTTGATGTCGATCAGCATCTTGGTCATACCGTCTCCAACCGGACGAAGGTATATATAGATTGCACTGCAAGTATATCTCCTGAGTGTGTTCAGGGGAGGCTGAAGCGGAGAAGTGGTCTGGGCAAGACGAAGGCGGCGGCCCCGGGGAGGGGCCGCCGCCGTGCGCCTGGGGGTGGGAGTCCTTACTGCTCCCCGTCGGGAGAAGTGGCCGGGGTCTCCTGGAGTCGGCCGGTCTCGTCCTGGATGTCCGCGGCGATCTTGCGGATCTCTTCGTCGTGCTTGCGCATGTGGTGAGCGCAGAAGAGCAGTTCACCGCCGGAGTTGAGCAGCACGCGGACGTAGGCCTGCGCACCACAGCGGTCGCAACGGTCAGCAGCCGTCAGCGGCTGGGTGGGGGCAAGGGTTCCAGTCACTTCGCCTTCCTCAATGCTCGGCGCTAGTCACTCAGCACAACATCTAACCGGACCGGGACGTTCCCAACCGGCCCCGGTGTACGCCGACAGCGGAATCACGTTCGGAAGGCGGGCGGCCGGCCGGGGGAGCGGCGGGTGCGACACGCCGGAAACCGCAGGGGAGGAGGGCCCGGATGGGCGTTCCGGGGAGGTGGTAATGTCGCTGGGGTTCGGCCGTCGGCCGGACCCGCGAAGGAACGCGGGCCCCGCATCGGAGCGGAGCCGGGTCGCGACGCGGCGTAGCGGGCGGAGCGGGAAGGCCGCCGTCCGCCACAGAGGATGTCCCCAGGCGCGGTTAGGCTGGGCCGGGCCCCGTGATCCGGTGCCCCGCGGCGCCGCGGCCCCGCACCAGCCGGCCCGCGCGGCGAACGCGTACGCCGGCGCTCCGCGCACGCAACCGAGCGGCTTCGCGGCGCGCCCTGTCCAACGAATGCAGGAGACGTCCAGGTGACCGCCCTTACCGCAGCCGTTCACGAGCCCGAGGACTACTCCGCGCGGCATCTCTCGGTCTTGGAAGGACTCGAGGCGGTCCGCAAGCGTCCCGGGATGTACATCGGGTCGACCGACAGCCGCGGCCTCACCCACTGCATGTGGGAGATCATCGACAACTCCGTCGACGAGGCCCTCGGCGGGTTCTGCACCCGCATCGACGTGGTGCTGCACGCCGACGGCTCGGTGGAGGTGCGCGACAACGGCCGCGGCATCCCGGTCGACGCCGAGCCCAAGTCCGGGCTGACCGGTGTCGAGCTGGTGATGACCAAGCTGCACGCCGGCGGCAAGTTCGGCTCCGGCTCCTACACCGCCTCCGGCGGCCTGCACGGCGTCGGCGCCTCGGTGGTCAACGCCCTCTCCGCCCGGCTCGACGTCGAGGTCGACCGGGGCGGCCGCACCCACGCGATGAGCTTCCGCCGGGGCATCCCCGGCCGCTTCGCCGACGCCGGCCCCGACGCCGCCTTCACCGCCGGCTCCGGGCTGGACCAGCGCGGCAAGATCGCGAAGAAGACCACCGGCACCCGGATCCGGTTCTGGGCCGACCGGCAGATCTTCCTGAAGGAGGCCGACATCGCGCGCGAGTCGCTGCTGGAGCGCGCGCGCCAGACCGCCTTCCTCATCCCCGGGCTGACCATCGCGGTGCGCGACGAGCGCACCGAGGGCGAGCCGCCCTACGCCGAGGAGTTCCGCTTCGACGGCGGCATCGGGGAGTTCTGCTCCTTCCTCGCCCCCGACGAGGCGATCAGCCCGGTGCTGCGCTTCCAGGGCAGCGGCACCTTCAACGAGACCGTCCCGGTGCTGGACGAGATGGGGCACATGACCCCCACCGACGTCGCGCGGACCCTCGACGTCGACGTCGCGCTGCGCTGGGGGAGCGGCTACGAGAGCACGGTGCGCTCGTTCGTGAACGTGATCGCCACCCCCAAGGGCGGCACCCACATCACCGGGTTCGAGCGGGCCCTGGTCCGGGTGGTCAACGACCAGCTGCGCGCCACCAAGCTGCTCAAGGCCAACGACGACGCGGTCACCAAGGAGGACGTCCAGGAAGGGCTCACCGCGGTGGTCACCGTGCGGCTGCCCGAGCCGCAGTTCGAGGGGCAGACCAAGGAGATCCTGGGCACCTCGGCGGCCTCGCGGATCGTCTCCGCGGTGGTCGGCAACCAGCTGCGCGAGTTCCTGTCCTCCACCAAGCGGGCGGAGAAGCAGCAGGCCCGCACCGTGCTGGAGAAGATCGCCAACGCGGCCAAGGCGCGGCTGGCCGCCCGGCAGCAGCGCGAGACCCAGCGGCGCAAGAACGCCCTGGAGAGCTCGGCCCTCCCGGCGAAGCTGGTGGACTGCCGCAGCGAAGGGCTGGACCGCAGCGAGCTGTTCATCGTCGAGGGGGACTCGGCGCTGGGCACCGCCAAGCTCGCCCGCGACTCGGAGTTCCAGGCGCTGCTGCCGATCCGCGGCAAGATCCTCAACGTGCAGAAGTCGTCGGTCGGCGACATGCTGAAAAACGCCGAGTGTGCGGCGATCCTGCAGGTCATCGGGGCGGGGTCGGGGCGCACCTTCGACCTGGACGCGGCCCGCTACGGCCGGGTCATCCTGATGGCCGACGCCGACGTGGACGGCGCGCACATCCGCTGCCTGCTGCTCACCCTGTTCTACCGGTACATGCGCCCGATGCTGGAGGCCGGCCGGGTCTACGCCGCGGTCCCGCCGCTGCACCGGATCGAGCTGACCAACGTCCGCAAGAAGCGCGGGGCCAAGCCCGAGGACCGCTACATCTACACCTACAGCGACGCCGAGCTGCAGCGCACCCTGCTCGAACTGGAGAAGAAGGGGCGCAGCTGGAAGGAGCCGGTGCAGCGGTACAAGGGCCTGGGCGAGATGGACGCCGACCAGCTCGCGGAGACCACCATGGACCCGCGCTACCGCACGCTGCGCCGGATCAGGGTGGACCACGCCGAGGAGGCGGCCAAGGTCTTCGACCTGCTGATGGGCAACGAGGTGGCGCCGCGCCGGCGGTTCATCGCCAACGGCGCCCAGGAGCTCGACCTGGACCGGATCGACACCTGAGCCGCCCCGGGGGCGGACCGCGCCCCGGTTCCCGGCAGGGCCCGCCGACCGGCGGGCCCTGTGCCGTTCCCAAGGCGGCCCGCCGGGGCCGCCCGGACCGCCCGCGCGGCGCGCCGCAGGCCCGACCAGCGGTGATGGCCCGGGGTCGTGGTCTATTTTCGGAGGGTGAGGGAGGTGTCCTCGCCTCCGAATCGGGAGCACGGAGCGGTGGTGCCGGATGAGCCACGGACAGCAGTACCCGGGTGAGCAGGGGGAGCCCGGCCGCGGACCGGGCGGACCCGCAGGCCCCGGAGGGCCGGGCGGGTCAGGAGGGCCGGTAGGACCGCCGGGCGGACCGGCGGGCCCCGGGGTCCCCGGAGGCGCGGGCGGACCGGTGGGCGGAGAGCCCGGCCCCGGGCCGGCGCACGGGGGATACGGTCCCCCCGAGGCCGGACCGCCCGGGTACGGGACCTCGCGGGAGGAGCCGCCGCCCGGCTACGGCCTGCCGCCGATGGCCTCGCCGGGCGACACCGACGTCGTCGGCCGCCGGATCGTGCAGTACATCGTGGACGGGTTCCTCTCCTCGCTCCTGCCGGGTCTGGCCTACCTGGCGCTCTTCCCGCTGGCCTTCGCGCCCACCGAACCGGACGGGTCGCTGCGCAACCCGGCCCTGGCGCTGATCGCGATGCTGGTCGTGGTGGTGCTGTGGATCGCCATCTACATCGGCTACTGGGTGGTGTGGCCGGCCAAGGCCGGCGGCCGGACCCTGGGCATGCGGCTGCTCGGGATCAAGGTGGTCCGGGCCGAGGGCGGCGAGCCGAGCATGGCCCAGCACTTCGTCCGCTGGATCCTGCTGCTGGTGGACGGGCTCTTCGCCGGCCTGGTCGGCCTGATCGTCATCCTGGCCTCCGACCGCCGGCAGCGGGTCGGCGACATGGCCGCCGGGACCCTGGTGGTGCGGGACTGACCCGCCCGGGGGACCCGGTCAGCGCTTCTCCGGCGGGGACCACTCGCCGGAGGCCAGGAACCGCTCCAGGGCGGCGGTGTAGGGCGCCAGGTCCATGCCCTGGGCCGCCACCCAGGAGTCGTCGTAGTAGCTGTGCCGGTAGCGGTCGCCGCCGTCGCAGATCAGCGTGACCACGCTGCCGCGGGTCCCGTCGGCGAGCATCCGGGCGATGAGCTGCCAGACGCCCCACAGGTTGGTGCCGGTCGATCCGCCGGCGCACAGTCCGGTGACCGACTCCAGGTGGCGCATGGCGGCGATGCTCGCCGCGTCGGGCACCGGCAGCATCAGGTCGATGACGTCGGGGACGAAACTCGGTTCGATCCGCGGGCGCCCGATGCCCTCGATCCGGGACGGCATGCCGGTGGCGTAGTCCCGGGCCCCGGTCACCCAGCCGGGGAAGAACGCGGAGTTCTCCGGGTCGACCACGGCCAGCCGGGTGTGGTGCCGCCGGTAGCGCAGATAGCGCCCGATGGTGGCGGAGGTGCCGCCGGTCCCGGCGCCCACCACGATCCACTCCGGGATGGGGTGCCGCTCCATGGCCAGCTGCTCGAAGACCGACTCGGCGATGTTGTTGTTGCCGCGCCAGTCGGTGGCCCGCTCGGCGTAGGTGAACTGGTCCATGTAGTGGCCGCCGGTCTCCGCGGCCAGCCGCTCGGCCTCGGTGTACATCTCCGGTGGCCGGTCGACGAAGTGGCACCGGCCGCCGTACCGCTCGATCAGCGCGATCTTCTCCGGGCTGGTGGAGCGCGGCACCACGGTGATGAAGTCCAGCCCGATCAGCCGGGCGAAGTAGGCCTCGGAGACCGCGGTGGAGCCGGAGCTGGCCTCCACGATCGTGGTGCCCTCGCGGATCCAGCCGTTGGACAGCCCGTAGAGGAAGAGCGACCGGGCCAGCCGGTGCTTGAGGCTGCCGGTGGGGTGCACCGACTCGTCCTTCAGGTAGAGGTCGATGCCCCAGGACTCGGGCAGCGGGAAGACGTGCAGGTGCGTGTCGGCCGACCTGTTCGCGTCGGCGACCACCTTGCGGACGGCCTCGTCGACCCAGGCCCGGGTGCGCGAGCAGGAGCGGTCGACGGGGCCGTCGAGCGGTTCGGAGGACTCTGCCATGTCCGGCAGGTTATCCCGCGCCCGCCCGCACCGCGCGCCGGCCGGTCCCGTCCCCGGAGGCGTCCGCGGGCGGGCCCGGGCCGGCGGAGGACGGCGGTCCCGGCGTGTCCAGGGCGCTTCGGGGCCGCGGCGCCGGGATCGGCGGAGGCGGGCGCCCGGGCCCCGCCCCGGAGACCGCCGGGCGTGCGGTCGGCCGCCTCCCCCATCCGGCCACCGGCCGCTGCGGACCGGTCCGGTGAGCGGTCCTTGAAGGCCGCCGGGCAGCCCCGGCTCCGTTCCCCGGCCGCCGACTCCGCCCCTTCGCGTTCCGGACTCCTTCGCCGGGTGCGGCGTCTCGCGGGGCGAGGGTTCAAGCGGGCGGCGACGGCGGGAGTGCGCCGGGGGCGGCGGTCGTGCGCGGCGTTTCACGGGGCCGGGGTTCAGGCAGGCGGCGACGGCAGAGCAAGCCACGGGGCGGGCGCCCCACCCGGGCGCGGCGCCTCACGGGGCCGGGGTTCAGGCAGGCGGCGACGGCAGAGCAAGCCACGGGGCGGGCGCCCCACCCGGGCGCGGCGCCCCACGGGGCCGGGGTTCAAGCAGGCGGCGACAGCGGGGGGTGGGCCGGGGGCGGTCCTGTGCGGCAGGGCGGCTGGCGAGGGGGCGGGGGCCGCCTCCGCGTCACCCCGGTGCCGCGGAGGCGGCCAAGCAGAGATCACCGAAACCCCTGACCTGGGCAAACGCGGAGGGTGAGGGGGAGGGGGAGCGCCCTGCGCACCTCGACGTCGCCTCTGCGACGTGGGGGCGCGCATCCTGGGGCGGATCGGGTCGCCCAGGACCCCCGATGGTCGTGATCGGGGCGGCGACCGGGGGTCTTGGCCGACCGGAAGACGGGGAAACCGGGGGCCGGAAACCAGGACGGGGCCGCGGAGCGGGAGAGGTCGCTTTCATCCCCTCAGAAGGGCCCCGTTCCACCACTCTGGGTAACCATCGGGGGGGCGGGGCGGGCCCCAGGGGTTACTACTCGCCGGTACACGTCGTTCGGGCCGCCGCCCGGGTGCGCAGGCCGCACCACCCCCGCCCGGCCGGTACTGAAGATCCGACATATAGGACACGGCCCCTTCCTGTCGGCAAGGCGGCCCCGGCCTGTTCTGGGATCTGTCTCTACTCCTTGCGAGAGCACGGGCCAGGGACGGCGAACCCCGCCCCTCGCTGTCGCCGCCGGCTTGAACCTCGGCCCCGTGGGGCGCCGCGCTCGGGTGGGGTGCCCGCCCTGTCCCTTCCTTTGCCGTCGCCGCCGGCTTGAACCTCGGCCCCGTGGGGCGCCGCGCCCGGGTGGGGCGCCCGCCCCGTGGCTTGCTCTGCCGTCGCCGCCTGCCTGAACCCCGGCCCCGTGAGACGCCGCGCACGATCGCCGCCCCCGGCCCACCCCTCGCCGTCGCTGCCCGCTTGAAGCCTCGCCCTGTGGGGCGCCGCGCCCGGCCGGGGCGCTCGGCCCGCCGCTTCCTTTGCCGTCGCCGCCCGCTTGAACCCTCGCCCCGCGAGACGCCGTGCTCGCCTGGGCCGCCCGCCTCGTCGCTTCGGGGTGGGCGGAGGCGCCCGGCAGGGCGGGGGCGATCCGCTGGATCGGAGGGCGGCGCGGGGCCGTTGTCCCGTCCCGGTGGGGGCGGAAGCGGGGGAGGGGGCGCGGAGAACGCCCGAGGCCCCGGTCCTCGGGGGGAGGAGCGGGGCCTCGGGGCGGGGCGGGTCCGGGGGTCAGTCCAGCGAGCCGCCGCTCATCGCGGCGTGCATCCTGCGGTGCGGGGCGGCCTCGTCGTCGCGGTTCTGCCGCTCCAGCGAGCGGGCCAGGGCGATGTGCGCCCAGCTGTCGCAGGGGTCGAGCTCGACCAGGCGGCGGAAGGTCCGCTCCGCCTTGGTGAGCTGGGCGGAGTGGAAGTAGGAGCGGCCGAGCAGCTCCAGGATGGAGCGGCTCTCCGGCTCGCGGTCGGCCAGCGGCTCCAGCACTCGGGCCGCCGCTATCGGGTCTCCCAGGTCGAAGTAGGACCGGCCGACGGCGAAGGTCTCGTAGGTGGAAGCCTGCATCAGCGCCCCTCTCCTCG containing:
- a CDS encoding DNA gyrase/topoisomerase IV subunit B, translated to MTALTAAVHEPEDYSARHLSVLEGLEAVRKRPGMYIGSTDSRGLTHCMWEIIDNSVDEALGGFCTRIDVVLHADGSVEVRDNGRGIPVDAEPKSGLTGVELVMTKLHAGGKFGSGSYTASGGLHGVGASVVNALSARLDVEVDRGGRTHAMSFRRGIPGRFADAGPDAAFTAGSGLDQRGKIAKKTTGTRIRFWADRQIFLKEADIARESLLERARQTAFLIPGLTIAVRDERTEGEPPYAEEFRFDGGIGEFCSFLAPDEAISPVLRFQGSGTFNETVPVLDEMGHMTPTDVARTLDVDVALRWGSGYESTVRSFVNVIATPKGGTHITGFERALVRVVNDQLRATKLLKANDDAVTKEDVQEGLTAVVTVRLPEPQFEGQTKEILGTSAASRIVSAVVGNQLREFLSSTKRAEKQQARTVLEKIANAAKARLAARQQRETQRRKNALESSALPAKLVDCRSEGLDRSELFIVEGDSALGTAKLARDSEFQALLPIRGKILNVQKSSVGDMLKNAECAAILQVIGAGSGRTFDLDAARYGRVILMADADVDGAHIRCLLLTLFYRYMRPMLEAGRVYAAVPPLHRIELTNVRKKRGAKPEDRYIYTYSDAELQRTLLELEKKGRSWKEPVQRYKGLGEMDADQLAETTMDPRYRTLRRIRVDHAEEAAKVFDLLMGNEVAPRRRFIANGAQELDLDRIDT
- the yaaA gene encoding peroxide stress protein YaaA, yielding MLILLPPSEGKAAAGEGPALELSGLALPEVNGAREAVLESLEALCAGPRERALEVLGLTAGQAGAVQRNLEARTAPTLRAAELYTGVLYDNLRLGELLAGPAAARTAESVLVFSGLWGVLGVNDRVPPYRLSMGVKLPPLGGLGAYWRSHLAGPLGKLAEERLIVDCRSAAYAAAFRPSGAAAERTAAVRVLKETASGGTVKRSVVSHMAKATRGAIAHTLLAQGRSPETPAELAEALNDLGHRAELTPPGRGGKASVLDVVVTD
- a CDS encoding type II toxin-antitoxin system VapB family antitoxin → MTKMLIDINEETLTRAAELLKTKTKKDTVNTALEETIARLERAEALIKLREMTAEGALDLELLKDKRNYRR
- a CDS encoding PIN domain nuclease; translation: MTPATHLIDTSALARLFDKSSAPEVEPWAQAAIAGLIAVCPITELEFLYSAISPSHRAQMSEELGRLFLPVDLGDRCTSRALEVQRLLADASEHRSAGPVDLLVAACAELSGLTLLHYDRDFETIAKHTGQPTSWLAEPGSL
- a CDS encoding PLP-dependent cysteine synthase family protein, with product MAESSEPLDGPVDRSCSRTRAWVDEAVRKVVADANRSADTHLHVFPLPESWGIDLYLKDESVHPTGSLKHRLARSLFLYGLSNGWIREGTTIVEASSGSTAVSEAYFARLIGLDFITVVPRSTSPEKIALIERYGGRCHFVDRPPEMYTEAERLAAETGGHYMDQFTYAERATDWRGNNNIAESVFEQLAMERHPIPEWIVVGAGTGGTSATIGRYLRYRRHHTRLAVVDPENSAFFPGWVTGARDYATGMPSRIEGIGRPRIEPSFVPDVIDLMLPVPDAASIAAMRHLESVTGLCAGGSTGTNLWGVWQLIARMLADGTRGSVVTLICDGGDRYRHSYYDDSWVAAQGMDLAPYTAALERFLASGEWSPPEKR
- a CDS encoding tetratricopeptide repeat protein — encoded protein: MQASTYETFAVGRSYFDLGDPIAAARVLEPLADREPESRSILELLGRSYFHSAQLTKAERTFRRLVELDPCDSWAHIALARSLERQNRDDEAAPHRRMHAAMSGGSLD
- a CDS encoding RDD family protein encodes the protein MASPGDTDVVGRRIVQYIVDGFLSSLLPGLAYLALFPLAFAPTEPDGSLRNPALALIAMLVVVVLWIAIYIGYWVVWPAKAGGRTLGMRLLGIKVVRAEGGEPSMAQHFVRWILLLVDGLFAGLVGLIVILASDRRQRVGDMAAGTLVVRD
- a CDS encoding RNA polymerase sigma factor codes for the protein MRRAFEEADIPMSQAQAVLRILTKEGVTLVVGAEESAPTRRKSTRRKAAAPKKSAATRTTTARAPRRAAAAQDQPETVTAVVDSGAAKGDAEPAEASEPKAAKKAAPKKTAAKTAAKGTAKTAAKKTTAKSAAKKGDDIALEAAEDADIDLDVDDDDLEDTGVELELVEDTGDDKPEPVGGPVAGTGSKPEAVGIPEKAAANTSEDEAFVLYDDDDDAPAAQVVAAGATADPVKDYLKQIGNVALLNAEQEVELAKRIEAGLFAEEKLAEEGGSLSVEFRDELEWIAEDGARAKKHLLEANLRLVVSLAKRYTGRGMLFLDLIQEGNLGLIRAVEKFDYTKGFKFSTYATWWIRQAITRAMADQARTIRIPVHMVEVINKLARVQRQMLQDLGREPTPEELAKELDMTPEKVVEVQKYGREPISLHTPLGEDGDSEFGDLIEDSEAIQPGEAVSFTLLQEQLHSVLDTLSEREAGVVSMRFGLTDGQPKTLDEIGKVYGVTRERIRQIESKTMSKLRHPSRSQVLRDYLD
- a CDS encoding DUF7455 domain-containing protein; translated protein: MTGTLAPTQPLTAADRCDRCGAQAYVRVLLNSGGELLFCAHHMRKHDEEIRKIAADIQDETGRLQETPATSPDGEQ